A window of Opitutales bacterium genomic DNA:
CTATCCAGGAGTCACTCCATCGACCGATCCAGACATCCGAAATCGTGGATTTATCCTTTGGAGAAATAGGACCCGCATCCTGGATTCCTTAGAGGCTGTCGCGGTAGTAAACTATCAGTCCGACGCCGATGCCTTGCGCGATTTTCGGAACGACATTTTCAACGAAAACCAGGACCCGGATAATTATGCGAATATCACCTGGTTCCAAGATCCGTGGGTATTGTCATTATTCACGCGTTTCCGACTCAATGATTTTCAGAATGTAGTCGAGCGCCTTCCAGAAATGAGGGCTGACCTGCCCTGGACGCCATTCTTTGCAACAGATGCCTTACAACGCGCGCATGTCGCAGCAGCCTATTTGAAATGGGATCCCGATCCCGTCGGCGGCCTCTTCCCCCAGCTCGACACACGCACACCGATCACAAACGACGCACCTTTCGAACAAGGACGCATCGATGCTGGCTACGGCCTCCTCTACCCCATTCCCCTTGCCGAAGGCGTGACCTTTACCCCAAAGGCAGCCGCACGGGGATTGGCCTACACCAATACACGCGACGAAGGTAGCAACAGAGATACAGAATATCGTTTTCTCGGAGAGTTGGGTTTTGATGTGAACGCCACCATCTCGGGCGAATGGGACTATGTGAATGAGTATTGGGACATTCATGGCATCCGACATCTGATCATACCCACCATCGAATATAGATATCGCACCGGAGACTCGCTAGATGCCAGTCAGATTCTTCCGGTGGACTTTCGCTTCCAAAACGTCCACAAGCCCCCGACAGACATCTTAGATGAACGGGGTATCGATGTCATCGATCCAGATCATTTCCTTCGCTTGGGCGTTGGAAATACTTGGGCCACACAAACCCAAGAAGGTATCAACCGCACCCTAGCTCGGGCCAATATTTTCTATGACTGGCAACTCGAAGACCAACGTTACCTACAAAACTTCAACGCGGTCTATACCGAGCTATTTTTCTCCCCTGCCGCTTGGATCGAGTTGGATATCTACTCCAAATTCGATGCGGACCAGTCCACACTCGATTCCCTATCATCGCGACTGACCCTGCGATCAGGTGACCTCTGGAGCCTTAGCCTAC
This region includes:
- a CDS encoding LPS-assembly protein LptD encodes the protein MNTDTGEFMARGNALLSDKDLRLGADEIRYDPRRGIAFAKGNVQLTRKNLRLLADEISYNIQTEVFTAENFRVGLPPIIIEGNKLQGSSTSIVVVDGVFYYGEPGPFTLRVAAMNLEILPNSVYRVRNARFALGSIPFIGTGSFSSDVRGRPLSIDGTAGYRSRLGLYTQTTITTSIWDGVDIGANLDLYTSRGILIGPAANYFGEWGDAEHSGELSTGWIYDLGDVEISELYPGVTPSTDPDIRNRGFILWRNRTRILDSLEAVAVVNYQSDADALRDFRNDIFNENQDPDNYANITWFQDPWVLSLFTRFRLNDFQNVVERLPEMRADLPWTPFFATDALQRAHVAAAYLKWDPDPVGGLFPQLDTRTPITNDAPFEQGRIDAGYGLLYPIPLAEGVTFTPKAAARGLAYTNTRDEGSNRDTEYRFLGELGFDVNATISGEWDYVNEYWDIHGIRHLIIPTIEYRYRTGDSLDASQILPVDFRFQNVHKPPTDILDERGIDVIDPDHFLRLGVGNTWATQTQEGINRTLARANIFYDWQLEDQRYLQNFNAVYTELFFSPAAWIELDIYSKFDADQSTLDSLSSRLTLRSGDLWSLSLLTAYLDDEIEQFSTIFRYKLSERFSFNNRLRYDVRRNGYAEHSYSIGQRLGNNIQIEYGVRFASQSDREDDFGIAFRARFVEN